A window from Corynebacterium singulare encodes these proteins:
- a CDS encoding nucleoside deaminase, whose protein sequence is MRRALEVARTTPAGDIPVGAVLYDASGKELATGVNRREQLEDPTAHAEVEAIRQAVRVHGDRWRLEGCELVVTLEPCAMCAGAIQASRVSSVVFGAFEPKTGACGSLVDVLRAPGALHVPQLRGGVLEGECANLLTDFFGGLR, encoded by the coding sequence ATGCGTCGCGCCCTGGAGGTGGCGCGCACCACGCCGGCGGGGGATATCCCGGTAGGCGCCGTGCTGTATGACGCCTCCGGTAAAGAACTCGCCACCGGCGTTAACCGCCGCGAACAGCTTGAGGACCCCACCGCGCATGCGGAGGTGGAAGCCATCCGCCAGGCGGTGCGCGTGCATGGCGATCGCTGGCGGTTGGAGGGCTGCGAGCTGGTTGTCACGCTGGAGCCGTGCGCAATGTGTGCGGGTGCGATTCAGGCTTCCCGGGTGTCCTCGGTGGTCTTTGGTGCCTTTGAGCCGAAGACGGGGGCATGTGGCTCGCTTGTCGACGTCCTCCGCGCCCCCGGCGCCCTCCACGTCCCGCAATTGCGCGGCGGCGTGCTGGAGGGAGAGTGCGCGAACCTGCTCACCGATTTCTTCGGGGGACTTCGCTGA
- a CDS encoding type II toxin-antitoxin system RelE family toxin → MSERITSYHVEFTAKARKQLKKFDRFDARIIVTWIHKNLEGCEDPRAFGKGLTSNRSGEWRYRVGSYRILAYIHDQKVTIEIFAIGHRKDIYDA, encoded by the coding sequence ATGTCGGAGAGAATCACTTCATATCACGTCGAATTCACGGCGAAAGCCCGCAAACAGCTAAAGAAGTTTGACCGATTCGATGCACGAATCATCGTGACGTGGATCCACAAGAACCTCGAGGGCTGCGAAGACCCTCGAGCTTTCGGAAAAGGATTGACTTCAAACCGTTCAGGTGAATGGCGCTATCGGGTCGGTTCTTACCGCATTCTGGCGTACATCCACGACCAGAAAGTAACGATTGAGATATTCGCTATTGGCCACCGGAAAGACATCTACGATGCATAA
- a CDS encoding MFS transporter — protein MNSLSFKATFSLVFAAAVVSGLGDGLIPIAFALQAHRVDPSGRGLTVVLIALWAGRFLSSLVVRKLPPPHRPVTWMLGSDVVRMLAQWGLVAWVVARGDSIAAFALSSCVYGCASSFFGPARFSLLSQLFSDEQRTRVNGTLSMLGDVLFIAGPLIGTAAVLTLGFNTVLLIDGATFLVAMLFVLPFLSVRREPAGESSNSAAAEPEPDRAGSSASNKPLTSPTLPSWARVGLGTWLVAAVVNGFLGSAGPTWIMNTFDERSWGFMATALAVGSLIGSAATILKALDRVRFSTLQSLMLILLAGQILALAFSSVFVLIAAVGAAASLLMTAAGIAWDSLGQSLGDDGLVHQFATKDQLVFTAGTPLGMILFAALSSHPGVAAVALAAALVVAAVASSLPVARSPRTADMAEGAVSL, from the coding sequence ATGAATAGTCTTTCTTTTAAAGCTACGTTCTCGCTCGTCTTTGCAGCCGCTGTCGTTTCCGGGTTGGGTGACGGCCTCATCCCGATTGCTTTTGCGCTTCAGGCGCACCGAGTAGATCCGTCGGGCCGCGGCTTGACGGTGGTGCTTATCGCGCTGTGGGCGGGCCGCTTTCTTAGTTCTTTAGTGGTCCGAAAACTGCCGCCACCACACCGGCCAGTGACCTGGATGCTGGGGAGTGACGTCGTTCGGATGCTGGCGCAGTGGGGACTTGTAGCGTGGGTGGTTGCGCGCGGCGATTCTATTGCTGCGTTCGCGCTCTCAAGCTGCGTGTACGGTTGTGCCTCGTCATTCTTTGGACCAGCAAGGTTTAGCCTTTTGTCGCAGCTGTTTTCCGACGAGCAGCGCACCCGAGTCAATGGAACCCTATCGATGCTCGGTGATGTGCTGTTTATCGCCGGCCCCCTCATCGGTACAGCGGCAGTGCTCACCTTGGGATTTAACACGGTATTGCTTATCGACGGCGCCACCTTCCTCGTGGCCATGCTCTTTGTTCTTCCGTTTCTCTCAGTACGTAGAGAACCAGCAGGAGAAAGCTCTAATAGCGCCGCGGCTGAACCAGAACCGGACCGCGCAGGTTCATCGGCTTCGAACAAGCCTCTTACGTCCCCGACGCTCCCTAGCTGGGCACGGGTAGGGCTCGGTACTTGGCTGGTCGCGGCAGTTGTCAACGGCTTCCTAGGAAGTGCTGGCCCTACATGGATTATGAATACTTTCGACGAAAGATCCTGGGGGTTTATGGCAACTGCGCTTGCGGTCGGTTCGCTGATTGGCTCAGCTGCAACAATTCTGAAGGCATTAGATCGGGTGCGCTTTAGCACCTTGCAAAGCCTGATGTTGATTCTTCTGGCCGGACAGATCCTGGCTTTGGCATTCTCCTCTGTCTTCGTGCTCATCGCTGCAGTTGGTGCTGCTGCGTCCTTGTTGATGACTGCGGCAGGTATTGCGTGGGATTCTCTCGGGCAGTCTTTGGGAGATGATGGTCTGGTACACCAGTTCGCTACAAAGGATCAGCTGGTCTTTACCGCCGGTACCCCGCTTGGAATGATTCTTTTCGCGGCACTTTCTTCTCATCCTGGTGTTGCGGCGGTTGCCTTGGCAGCTGCGTTGGTAGTCGCAGCTGTTGCGTCGTCCTTGCCTGTGGCGCGTTCGCCGCGTACGGCAGATATGGCTGAGGGTGCTGTTTCTTTGTGA
- the tgt gene encoding tRNA guanosine(34) transglycosylase Tgt, translated as MTHPKPQLETDLSFDVKKELDLSGPAQPGKHGRTGVIHTPHGDIQTPAFIPVATKATVKTLTPEQIRLTGAQAILSNAYHLYLQPGHDIVDEAGGVATFENWHGPTYTDSGGFQVMSLGVGFKKVLAMDVADLTESDIRAAKKERMAQVDEDGVDFKSIIDGSSHRFTPEVSMQIQHGLGADIMFAFDELTTLVDTRTYQEESVERTRRWAQRCLDEHDRLTQARGPQKPRQSLWGVVQGAQYEDLRRQAASGLVELSDRAEANGKRGFGGFGIGGALEKENLGTIVGWVCDELPVDKPRHLLGISEPDDIFTAVEAGADTFDCVAPTRLARRGGVYTLDGRLNLTNARFKRDFSGVDEEFGGYVSENYSRAYIHHLLKAKEFLAGTLCTIHNLEFMIRLVDNIRESIDGGYYEAYRDEFMGRYYAK; from the coding sequence ATGACTCACCCTAAGCCCCAGCTGGAGACCGACCTTTCCTTCGACGTGAAGAAGGAGCTGGACTTAAGCGGTCCAGCACAACCGGGAAAGCACGGCCGCACCGGTGTTATCCACACCCCGCATGGAGATATCCAGACCCCGGCCTTCATCCCGGTGGCCACCAAGGCCACGGTGAAAACGTTGACCCCGGAACAGATCCGGCTGACCGGGGCTCAGGCTATTTTGTCCAACGCCTATCACCTCTACCTGCAGCCGGGCCACGACATCGTGGATGAGGCCGGCGGTGTTGCCACCTTCGAGAACTGGCATGGGCCGACCTATACCGACTCGGGCGGATTCCAGGTGATGTCCCTCGGGGTGGGTTTTAAGAAGGTCCTGGCCATGGACGTGGCGGACCTGACGGAGTCCGATATCCGCGCGGCCAAGAAAGAGCGCATGGCGCAGGTGGATGAGGACGGCGTGGATTTTAAGTCCATCATCGACGGCTCCTCTCACCGTTTCACCCCGGAAGTCTCCATGCAGATCCAGCATGGTCTGGGTGCGGACATCATGTTTGCCTTCGATGAGCTGACCACGCTGGTGGATACCCGGACCTACCAGGAGGAATCGGTGGAGCGCACGCGGCGCTGGGCGCAGCGCTGCCTGGATGAGCATGACCGCCTGACCCAGGCCCGCGGCCCGCAGAAGCCACGCCAATCCCTGTGGGGCGTGGTGCAGGGCGCGCAATACGAGGACCTGCGCCGACAGGCCGCGAGCGGTCTGGTTGAGCTCTCCGATCGTGCGGAAGCAAACGGTAAGCGCGGGTTCGGTGGCTTCGGCATCGGTGGCGCGCTAGAGAAGGAGAACCTGGGCACGATTGTGGGCTGGGTGTGCGATGAGTTGCCCGTCGATAAGCCCCGGCACCTGCTGGGTATCTCTGAACCCGATGACATCTTTACCGCCGTAGAGGCTGGTGCCGATACCTTTGACTGCGTGGCACCGACCCGCCTGGCGCGCCGCGGTGGCGTGTACACCCTGGATGGCCGCCTCAACCTCACCAATGCGCGTTTCAAGCGCGACTTTAGCGGTGTGGATGAGGAGTTCGGCGGTTACGTGTCGGAGAATTACTCCCGCGCCTACATCCACCACTTGCTCAAGGCCAAGGAATTCTTGGCTGGCACGCTGTGCACCATCCACAATCTGGAGTTCATGATCCGCCTGGTAGATAACATTCGGGAGTCTATCGACGGCGGCTACTACGAGGCCTACCGCGATGAATTCATGGGGCGCTACTACGCCAAGTGA
- a CDS encoding sortase family protein: MHKQRRTSLMLALSLAAALSLVACSGTEEDPSPETTSDAAASESMTVSSEASSSAAPTPPPLNEGPAPALTGTFEMDGPATITGATYDSMPFVVPLNPAGPQATMVRWVDGWGESPATAEQGTTYVLGHAWGQQKLVFNPFSEVVTANVDLSSPTTVEGLDGVQVQRFATSTLNGSHIRMTSADGAGREWVVDDAFLIPKNQFGSDADLMNTEVPGRIVLIACAVDGYTDLEYNVIVTGHLA, encoded by the coding sequence ATGCATAAGCAGCGTCGAACGTCCCTCATGCTTGCTCTGAGCCTGGCCGCGGCCCTAAGCCTTGTGGCGTGCTCGGGGACCGAAGAAGACCCGTCACCTGAAACGACGAGCGACGCGGCCGCGTCGGAGTCGATGACGGTGAGCAGTGAGGCGTCGTCAAGCGCAGCGCCCACCCCACCCCCACTTAATGAGGGCCCGGCACCAGCACTGACCGGCACGTTTGAGATGGATGGCCCGGCCACGATCACGGGGGCGACCTATGACTCCATGCCTTTCGTCGTGCCACTCAACCCCGCCGGCCCGCAAGCCACGATGGTGCGCTGGGTCGACGGCTGGGGTGAGTCCCCCGCCACGGCTGAGCAGGGCACGACCTATGTGTTGGGGCATGCGTGGGGCCAGCAGAAACTCGTGTTCAATCCCTTCTCCGAGGTCGTCACGGCCAACGTGGACCTGAGCTCTCCCACCACGGTGGAGGGCCTCGACGGAGTGCAGGTGCAGCGCTTTGCGACGTCCACCCTCAACGGTTCCCACATCCGCATGACCTCGGCCGATGGTGCCGGCCGTGAGTGGGTAGTGGATGACGCTTTCCTCATCCCCAAGAATCAATTCGGTAGCGACGCCGACCTCATGAATACCGAGGTGCCCGGGCGCATCGTGCTCATTGCCTGCGCCGTCGATGGTTATACGGATTTGGAGTATAACGTCATCGTCACTGGTCACTTGGCGTAG
- a CDS encoding vWA domain-containing protein translates to MKKFTRALALSAAAMLAGFGGSLGAVAQEAPPAPDAPAPDAPAPEAPAPEGHPEEHGDDQGAHADEAPAPQEHREGIGSESKLSEISQKNLSDFGSCIASEKSADLLFVLDQSASLVGYEGSTPTDADFFRVDATGDIIKQLANLGEDNGADINVKLSGFGSEYYSDPAEYGSWTNVSGKAEALDGELEKFRHKDRVSDLETNYGAAYSGALKEFASHQGSNCRAIVFFTDGKYYTDAEANDLQGAQDKLCEVNSSVTAFRNSTIRLFNVGLVPAAEAQDQIRQLTRMAEGDDCGQGAPNGAFFDAGEDPAALFAAFRNLIPTSGGVTKDGNLKDQFDFVLDNSVSPVRLSAVPKNSVEEGKLTPTLTGPNGEVVELNADTTHVAGAKVSVTENNKLPGMVDVSMEKDGDDWAGAWTFGYKVAEGAEGEYLASVVMVPGLNLNLTREDGSKAAGGINSDQVIKGQLVDGKGEPRTLEGEGTVHAEFVPEDGSPVTLVDNAPITDGQPVDIPLEHVENAASGHLVTRVDITTKGTEDRPGSKLDPINAEAPLTITPVNMPTVGSAQTITMTEKEITVDVPVTGPGKVWVADQTVDSASGMLPSGVPSIAVSSQNNSEDSALELSKDEKATIPVTLSVENIADGPLRVEPVINLQSAEDNQQMELPLTLQGSMSAPLSKSAFGLAFVLAVLLALLIPLAILYFMKWFSGRIPAKPRMFVKTIPVKRDGANLVRTDNGRPFSVSKDEFQGAVPVEASARAAQLGRNEAKVKMGLSPFTAAHVEIQRDGTISGKGKKSGYRAVLPLAIQNEWFFVGNEKDRDSGEIVMTVDTLAQAHHYDELSKEISRQALPLFDQVEFPAEKQQTPPPTGQQPPQQPGGQPGPSGPQGGPQPGPQGAPFRGGQQNAPQHGGFGSSQPSGPSRENHPGQPKQPGQTGQPGFGAGSGFGGGSGFGQPQRPSQPDQPGRPSSSGFGQPGQQRPNNPGTPGNNGGFPPNPGFGSQS, encoded by the coding sequence ATGAAGAAGTTCACCCGCGCACTAGCCCTGTCCGCAGCTGCGATGCTGGCCGGCTTCGGAGGAAGCTTGGGAGCTGTGGCTCAGGAAGCGCCGCCAGCCCCTGACGCTCCAGCTCCCGACGCTCCAGCCCCCGAGGCGCCGGCTCCCGAGGGACACCCGGAAGAGCATGGCGACGATCAGGGCGCTCATGCGGACGAGGCTCCAGCCCCGCAGGAGCACCGCGAAGGTATTGGATCTGAGTCCAAGCTCTCTGAGATCTCGCAGAAGAACTTGTCTGACTTCGGTTCCTGTATCGCCAGCGAGAAATCCGCTGACCTGCTCTTTGTTCTGGACCAGTCTGCATCGCTGGTGGGGTACGAAGGTTCTACGCCTACGGACGCCGACTTTTTCCGTGTGGATGCCACGGGGGACATCATCAAGCAGCTGGCGAATCTGGGCGAGGACAATGGCGCCGATATCAACGTGAAGCTCTCCGGCTTCGGTTCTGAGTATTACAGCGATCCAGCTGAGTATGGTAGTTGGACCAACGTCTCCGGTAAGGCTGAGGCACTTGATGGCGAACTGGAGAAGTTCCGCCACAAGGACCGCGTCTCCGATCTGGAGACTAACTACGGCGCTGCTTACTCTGGCGCCTTGAAGGAATTTGCTTCCCATCAGGGCAGTAACTGCCGCGCCATTGTGTTCTTCACCGACGGCAAGTATTACACCGATGCTGAGGCTAATGACCTGCAGGGAGCCCAGGATAAGCTGTGTGAGGTTAACTCCTCGGTGACGGCTTTCCGTAACTCCACTATCCGCCTCTTCAACGTCGGCTTGGTGCCGGCTGCGGAAGCACAGGACCAAATTCGTCAGCTCACCCGCATGGCGGAGGGTGATGACTGTGGTCAAGGGGCCCCGAACGGTGCATTCTTCGATGCAGGCGAGGACCCAGCAGCATTGTTCGCCGCCTTCCGAAACCTCATTCCGACCTCAGGTGGTGTGACCAAGGACGGAAACCTCAAGGACCAGTTTGACTTTGTTCTAGATAACTCCGTCTCCCCGGTGCGTTTGTCGGCGGTGCCGAAGAACTCAGTTGAAGAAGGAAAACTCACCCCGACTCTGACTGGGCCCAACGGAGAGGTGGTTGAGCTTAACGCTGATACGACACACGTTGCTGGAGCGAAGGTCTCCGTGACGGAGAACAACAAGCTTCCTGGCATGGTGGATGTTTCCATGGAAAAGGATGGCGATGACTGGGCCGGCGCATGGACCTTTGGCTACAAGGTGGCCGAGGGCGCTGAGGGCGAGTATCTCGCTTCCGTCGTCATGGTACCTGGACTTAATCTCAACCTCACACGTGAGGACGGTTCAAAGGCTGCCGGCGGCATCAACTCTGACCAGGTCATCAAGGGCCAGTTGGTTGATGGCAAAGGCGAGCCCCGCACCCTCGAAGGCGAGGGAACAGTGCATGCAGAGTTTGTTCCGGAAGACGGTTCACCGGTAACTCTCGTGGACAACGCCCCGATTACGGACGGCCAACCAGTCGACATTCCGCTGGAACACGTAGAGAATGCCGCGTCGGGCCACTTGGTCACCCGCGTGGATATCACTACAAAGGGCACGGAGGATCGCCCAGGCTCCAAGCTTGATCCCATCAATGCGGAGGCCCCTCTCACCATTACCCCGGTTAATATGCCCACTGTTGGCTCGGCACAGACAATTACGATGACGGAGAAAGAAATCACCGTCGATGTCCCAGTGACCGGCCCCGGCAAGGTCTGGGTAGCGGACCAGACAGTGGACTCTGCGAGCGGCATGCTTCCCTCGGGAGTACCCTCCATTGCCGTCTCCTCCCAGAACAACTCCGAGGACTCTGCACTAGAACTGTCCAAGGATGAGAAGGCCACCATTCCGGTGACCCTGAGCGTTGAGAACATTGCAGATGGCCCGCTGCGAGTGGAGCCGGTGATTAATCTCCAGTCGGCAGAGGATAACCAGCAGATGGAGCTGCCGCTCACTCTGCAAGGCTCCATGAGCGCGCCACTGAGTAAATCTGCATTCGGCTTGGCTTTCGTCCTCGCGGTTCTGCTTGCACTGCTGATTCCGCTGGCCATCCTTTACTTCATGAAGTGGTTCTCCGGCCGCATTCCAGCGAAGCCACGCATGTTCGTCAAGACCATTCCGGTGAAGCGTGATGGCGCTAACCTCGTGCGCACTGATAATGGCCGTCCGTTCTCAGTCAGCAAGGACGAGTTCCAGGGCGCGGTGCCGGTGGAGGCATCGGCGCGCGCGGCGCAGCTGGGGCGCAATGAAGCCAAGGTGAAAATGGGGTTGAGTCCCTTCACTGCCGCTCACGTAGAGATTCAACGCGACGGCACTATCTCCGGCAAGGGCAAGAAGTCCGGTTACCGCGCGGTGCTGCCGCTGGCTATCCAGAATGAGTGGTTCTTCGTCGGTAATGAGAAGGACCGAGACTCGGGTGAGATCGTCATGACCGTCGATACGTTGGCTCAGGCTCACCACTATGACGAGCTATCCAAGGAGATCAGCCGTCAGGCGCTGCCGCTCTTTGACCAAGTTGAGTTCCCGGCAGAAAAGCAGCAGACTCCTCCGCCGACTGGGCAGCAGCCGCCTCAGCAGCCGGGTGGCCAGCCCGGGCCTTCCGGCCCGCAAGGCGGTCCTCAGCCTGGTCCACAGGGAGCTCCGTTCCGCGGTGGGCAGCAGAATGCCCCACAGCATGGCGGCTTTGGCTCCTCTCAGCCCTCGGGTCCGTCGCGGGAAAATCACCCGGGGCAGCCCAAGCAGCCTGGTCAGACCGGACAGCCTGGCTTTGGCGCTGGATCGGGATTCGGTGGCGGTTCGGGCTTTGGTCAGCCGCAGCGTCCAAGCCAACCAGACCAGCCAGGGCGGCCCAGCAGCTCGGGCTTTGGCCAGCCAGGGCAGCAGCGTCCGAACAATCCTGGTACCCCTGGTAACAACGGCGGCTTTCCCCCGAACCCCGGGTTTGGCTCTCAGAGCTAA
- a CDS encoding queuosine precursor transporter: MTTQSATATTAKGGESIRFIPVHSTLYPWLVAVFVVTFLISNINATKGVQLGPLITDGAFFLFPLAYIVGDVLSECYGFKSTRRAVYIGFAMALLAAVSFYIAIWLPAAEFYEGQEAFAATLGLVPQILLASLVGYVVGQLLNSFTLVKMKARSGEKGLIARLVTSTVVGEFGDTLLFCAIAAPVIGIDSFSGFLNYVIVGFLWKTACEVIMLPLTTLVISWVKRREDYVPTDEITTPTATPSK, encoded by the coding sequence ATGACAACTCAATCGGCAACCGCAACCACCGCAAAGGGTGGCGAGAGCATCCGATTCATCCCGGTACATTCCACTTTGTACCCGTGGCTGGTCGCGGTGTTCGTCGTTACCTTCCTCATCTCGAACATCAACGCGACCAAGGGCGTCCAGCTCGGCCCACTCATCACCGACGGCGCCTTCTTCCTCTTCCCCCTCGCCTACATTGTGGGCGACGTTCTCTCCGAATGCTATGGCTTCAAGTCCACTCGCCGCGCCGTGTATATCGGTTTTGCCATGGCTCTTTTGGCCGCAGTTTCCTTCTATATTGCAATCTGGCTGCCCGCAGCTGAGTTCTACGAAGGCCAGGAGGCCTTCGCCGCCACGCTCGGCCTCGTTCCGCAGATCCTCCTCGCCTCCCTCGTCGGCTACGTCGTAGGTCAGCTGCTTAACTCCTTCACCTTGGTCAAGATGAAGGCCCGCAGCGGTGAGAAGGGACTCATCGCCCGCCTTGTTACGTCCACCGTCGTCGGCGAATTCGGCGATACACTGCTGTTCTGCGCCATCGCAGCACCCGTCATCGGCATCGATTCCTTCAGCGGTTTCCTGAACTACGTCATCGTCGGCTTCCTGTGGAAGACCGCCTGCGAGGTCATCATGCTTCCGCTGACCACCCTGGTTATCTCCTGGGTCAAGCGCCGCGAAGACTACGTACCTACCGACGAGATCACAACCCCTACGGCAACGCCTTCTAAGTAG
- a CDS encoding MMPL family transporter produces MAKLLYHLGRWSYINRWKVIIAWIIIVAAAGGATLGLMKSMTTEYSISGTPAIDATHRAVELFPENGNPANSPSVNLVFKAPEGEKLSEPKNEAAIKDVVHHIAEGLNIPEGSQQRWGNPLDVSPALQQQVIEQFTSMGLPEETAQADADNLAMVNADETIAYTTFDFDAESPYSVDPADKEVVHEAMDIGREVGLEVEAGGAGFGDEIQVNSISEIIGLAVAFIVLIITFGSLASAGMPLISAVVGVGLGAMGVMIATHWIELNNLTPVLAVMIGLAVGIDYALFIMSRYRQERSRMDGPDAAGMAVGTAGSSVVFAGATVFIALFALLVARISFLTAMGLAAAGTVFMAVLVALTLVPAMLGLLGDKAFAGRIPGVAGNPTKRRPRRSKATMGNRWVRTVQRAPGVVMALVVLGLGALTAPVLHMELALPADTTSNPDTTQRKAADLLSEGFGPGINGPFLVIVNGAEANPDSAALKPLVEAQEGDENEQQKAALASFMYSAQRLNQVGGVKHAQLVGVNSDSTAAQIMVSPTTAPTDEATVGTASALRAASHEIEDITGAEVGMTGLTAVQLDITERLEGAMGPYLAIVVGLAIVLLLAVFRSILVPLVAGLGFLLSVGGAFGLTVLVWQDGLTGLVPAPGPLISFMPIFLIGVTFGLAMDYQVFLVTRMREHFSRFPKGTDGQYRKYNVNDEATIAGFTAGARVVTVAAIIMIAVFVAFINQPLPFIQIFGFALAAGVLFDAFLVRMSLVPATMFLMGHTTWWMPKWLDKLIPQLDIEGTALEEEWEREHAASSRETEDTAAQTVD; encoded by the coding sequence GTGGCAAAGCTGCTCTATCACCTAGGCCGCTGGTCTTACATCAATCGATGGAAGGTCATCATCGCCTGGATCATCATCGTAGCGGCGGCAGGTGGCGCAACGCTGGGGCTCATGAAGTCCATGACCACGGAGTATTCCATCAGCGGCACCCCGGCGATCGATGCTACCCACCGCGCGGTGGAGCTCTTCCCAGAGAACGGGAACCCCGCCAATTCGCCGTCGGTCAACCTTGTTTTCAAGGCTCCGGAAGGGGAGAAGCTCAGTGAGCCCAAGAATGAGGCCGCGATCAAAGACGTGGTGCATCACATTGCAGAGGGCTTGAATATTCCGGAGGGAAGCCAGCAGCGTTGGGGCAACCCGCTTGACGTGTCGCCGGCGCTGCAGCAGCAGGTCATCGAGCAGTTCACCTCCATGGGCTTGCCGGAGGAGACCGCGCAGGCGGATGCTGACAACCTGGCGATGGTCAATGCTGATGAGACGATTGCTTACACCACCTTCGATTTCGATGCGGAAAGCCCCTATTCAGTAGACCCCGCGGATAAAGAAGTGGTCCATGAGGCTATGGACATTGGCCGCGAAGTGGGCTTAGAGGTAGAAGCCGGCGGCGCGGGCTTCGGTGACGAAATCCAGGTCAACTCCATTTCTGAGATCATCGGTTTGGCCGTGGCGTTCATCGTCCTCATCATCACCTTCGGCTCCTTGGCTTCGGCCGGAATGCCGCTTATCTCCGCTGTCGTGGGCGTGGGCCTGGGGGCGATGGGTGTCATGATTGCGACCCACTGGATTGAGCTCAACAACCTCACCCCGGTGCTGGCCGTCATGATCGGCTTGGCCGTGGGCATCGACTACGCCCTGTTCATCATGTCGCGCTACCGGCAGGAGCGCTCCCGAATGGATGGGCCAGACGCCGCCGGCATGGCCGTCGGCACGGCGGGCTCCTCGGTGGTCTTTGCCGGTGCAACGGTCTTCATCGCCCTCTTCGCGTTGCTCGTGGCACGCATCAGCTTCCTCACGGCGATGGGCCTGGCGGCAGCGGGCACGGTCTTCATGGCCGTGCTCGTGGCGCTGACTTTGGTGCCAGCAATGCTGGGCCTGCTGGGAGATAAAGCCTTTGCCGGGCGCATTCCCGGCGTGGCCGGAAATCCGACAAAGCGCCGCCCACGCCGCTCGAAGGCAACGATGGGTAACCGTTGGGTACGCACCGTCCAGCGCGCGCCGGGCGTCGTCATGGCGTTGGTGGTACTAGGTCTGGGTGCTTTGACCGCCCCAGTGCTCCACATGGAGCTGGCGTTGCCCGCGGATACCACGTCCAACCCGGATACCACCCAGCGCAAGGCGGCGGACCTGCTTTCCGAAGGTTTTGGCCCCGGTATCAATGGCCCCTTCCTCGTCATCGTGAACGGTGCCGAAGCGAACCCCGATTCCGCTGCTCTCAAGCCTTTGGTGGAGGCTCAAGAAGGGGATGAGAATGAGCAACAGAAGGCGGCATTGGCCTCCTTCATGTACTCGGCACAGCGCCTCAACCAAGTGGGCGGTGTGAAACATGCGCAGCTGGTGGGCGTGAATTCCGATTCCACCGCGGCACAGATCATGGTCAGCCCCACCACAGCGCCGACAGATGAGGCCACGGTTGGTACAGCCTCCGCTCTTCGTGCCGCGAGCCATGAAATTGAGGACATCACCGGCGCCGAAGTCGGTATGACGGGCCTGACCGCGGTGCAGCTCGACATCACCGAGCGCCTTGAGGGGGCCATGGGGCCATACCTCGCCATCGTGGTGGGCCTGGCCATCGTCCTGCTGCTCGCGGTCTTCCGCTCCATCTTGGTGCCACTGGTGGCGGGCCTGGGATTCTTGCTCTCCGTCGGTGGTGCCTTCGGCCTGACCGTGCTGGTGTGGCAGGACGGCCTCACCGGCCTGGTGCCTGCGCCGGGCCCGCTGATTTCCTTCATGCCCATCTTCCTCATCGGCGTGACCTTTGGTCTGGCCATGGACTACCAGGTCTTCCTGGTGACCCGTATGCGCGAGCATTTCTCCCGCTTCCCCAAGGGCACCGATGGTCAGTACCGCAAGTACAACGTCAACGATGAAGCCACTATTGCGGGCTTTACCGCAGGTGCGCGTGTGGTCACGGTCGCAGCCATCATCATGATTGCGGTCTTCGTGGCCTTCATCAACCAGCCGCTGCCCTTTATCCAGATCTTCGGCTTCGCGCTGGCAGCGGGCGTGCTTTTCGACGCCTTCCTAGTCCGCATGTCCCTCGTCCCCGCCACCATGTTCCTCATGGGACACACGACCTGGTGGATGCCGAAGTGGCTGGACAAGCTAATCCCGCAGCTGGATATCGAGGGCACCGCGCTGGAAGAGGAATGGGAGCGCGAACACGCTGCATCCTCGCGTGAAACAGAGGATACGGCAGCGCAAACAGTAGACTAA
- a CDS encoding CsbD family protein — MGDFENKKDEFVGKAKEAAGDVTDNEKLENEGKADQVTSEAKQKASDAVEGIKDKANEVIGNLKD; from the coding sequence ATGGGTGATTTCGAGAACAAGAAGGACGAGTTCGTCGGCAAGGCCAAGGAAGCCGCCGGCGACGTGACTGACAACGAGAAGCTGGAGAACGAGGGCAAGGCCGACCAGGTCACCTCTGAGGCTAAGCAGAAGGCCTCCGACGCCGTCGAGGGCATCAAGGATAAGGCCAACGAGGTCATCGGTAACCTCAAGGACTAA
- the relB gene encoding type II toxin-antitoxin system RelB family antitoxin, which translates to MATLTIRMDDNDAELVRNLAAFEGRTISDFARAALLERVEDYYDLQELRAAMAEDSGERFSLDEVLEDL; encoded by the coding sequence ATGGCTACGTTGACAATTCGCATGGATGATAACGACGCGGAACTCGTTCGGAATCTAGCTGCCTTTGAAGGCCGTACGATATCTGATTTTGCCCGAGCAGCGCTTTTAGAACGGGTCGAGGACTACTACGACCTTCAGGAACTGCGCGCAGCAATGGCAGAGGATTCTGGCGAACGGTTTAGCCTTGATGAGGTCCTCGAGGATCTCTAA